Proteins co-encoded in one Montipora capricornis isolate CH-2021 chromosome 12, ASM3666992v2, whole genome shotgun sequence genomic window:
- the LOC138027958 gene encoding Golgi resident protein GCP60-like: MADGRCDAGIAENPHNLTIIEDQNYGVDVSGATKKESEEVPYKYGYPLPEYYKLCLQYYHKEKQIIKLSYDEKVDLTAYWKQVSSGPYDPEKFPDVGYFDVIGNDRRRAWESLGNLQPQEAMKKFCDLLGTCSPELRPWMEAQQREKEEKERLRREEEERLQREAEEAAERERQRLLEEEMKRQAEEEERRRQEEIMRQQEQLLRQQQESLQQQQQQQQQQQQHQNTGQQPKTKAVNGTPRIQPASLWTRPKVQEFIQHVKSDPSSVLVVGRGETMTVRVPTHEGGNCLFWEFATEYYDLGFGISFEWSQPFAKNVTVTVNESDDDEFTEEEKSSENESIPPKPKRDEILPVVRRPCNEEVIIGSHMYPGRGEYLLKFDNSYSLFRSKTLYYRVYYTR, from the exons aggaaagtgaAGAGGTACCTTACAAATATGGATACCCCCTGCCAGAATATTACAAACTGTGCTTACAGTACTATCATAAAG AAAAACAGATAATCAAGTTGTCATATGACGAGAAAGTTGATTTGACAGCTTATTGGAAGCAAGTTTCTAGTGGACCTTATGATCCAGAGAAATTTCCAGATGTTGGTTATTTTGATGTTATTGGTAATGACCGACG GAGAGCTTGGGAGAGTCTTGGAAACTTGCAGCCGCAAGAAGCCATGAAGAAGTTTTGTGACTTACTTGGGACTTGCTCACCTGAGCTAAGACCCTGGATGGAGGCTCAACAGAGGGAAAAAGAAGAGAAGGAGAGATTGCGAAGAGAGGAAGAAGAAAGACTGCAAAGGGAAGCTGAAGAGGCAGCAGAGCGCGAGAGACAGAGACTCTTGGAAGAGGAAATGAAAAGACAAGCTGAGGAGGAAGAAAG GAGAAGACAAGAAGAAATAATGAGACAGCAAGAGCAGCTCTTACGACAGCAACAAGAAAgtttgcaacaacaacaacaacaacaacaacaacaacaacaacatcaaaatACTGGACAACAG CCGAAGACGAAGGCTGTCAATGGCACACCTAGAATACAACCCGCTTCTTTATGGACACGTCCAAAAGTCCAAGAGTTCATTCAACATGTGAAGTCTGATCCGAGTTCTGTATTAGTTGTTGGTCGCGGTGAGACAATGACAGTTCGTGTGCCCACACATGAAGGAG GGAACTGTCTCTTCTGGGAATTTGCCACCGAATACTATGATCTTGGTTTTGGTATTAGTTTTGAATGGTCTCAGCCATTTGCCAAGAACGTCACAGTCACAGTGAATGAATCAGATGATGACGAATTCACGGAAGAAGAAAAATCGTCGGAGAACGAGTCCATTCCTCCCAAGCCAAAAAGGGACGAGATACTcccagttgtgcggaggcctTGTAACGAGGAAGTTATCATCGGTAGTCACATGTATCCTGGTCGTGGCGAGTATTTACTCAAGTTCGATAATTCTTATTCGTTGTTTAGATCGAAGACTTTATATTACCGGGTCTATTACACTCGATGA
- the LOC138027960 gene encoding uncharacterized protein has protein sequence MALVFRFPTYHPISSYTQAVPRFRFFDDLWREIALAYEQEDRGSCCGQTQPAQGPIKIATVPLNQYKPEDISLDVDNEKITLHGQYRSEDENGFENSEFKKVFKIPEGVDPTSVTSKASHDGRALVLEGIKRVEETKKDKDRKFSVKLNLSGFEPEEIKVQLRGQELTVTGKQRTPEESGLQWSRDYRHQILLPDDADLGSLTSRLSKEGVLTIEAPRDPALLPNERSVDVTIEEGETQSEEQAKQTSDEAEGAQDQ, from the exons aTGGCTCTCGTTTTCAGATTTCCAACCTATCATCCAATCTC TTCCTACACTCAAGCTGTACCGAGATTTCGCTTTTTCGATGACTTGTGGAGAGAGATCGCTTTGGCATATGAACAGGAAGATCGAGGCAGTTGCTGTGGCCAAACACAGCCCGCCCAAGGTCCAATCAAGATCGCCACAGTCCCCCTAAACCAGTACAAACCGGAAGATATCTCTTTGGATGTCGACAATGAAAAGATTACGTTACATGGCCAGTATCGATCAGAGGACGAAAACGGATTCGAAAACAGTGAGTTCAAGAAAGTGTTCAAAATCCCAGAAGGGGTTGATCCGACCtcagtgacgtcaaaggctagTCACGATGGAAGAGCTTTGGTACTCGAAGGAATCAAGCGGGTGGAAGAGACCAAGAAAGACAAAGACAGGAAATTTTCAGTCAAGTTAAATCTCAGTGGATTTGAGCCAGAAGAAATCAAAGTCCAACTTCGAGGACAAGAGCTGACGGTCACTGGGAAACAACGAACACCAGAGGAGAGCGGTTTGCAATGGTCACGTGATTACCGTCACCAGATTCTTCTACCCGATGACGCAGATCTCGGTTCATTGACGTCACGCCTGTCCAAAGAAGGCGTACTGACCATAGAGGCGCCACGTGATCCAGCTCTTTTGCCAAACGAAAGAAGTGTGGATGTCACCATAGAAGAAGGCGAAACTCAAAGTGAAGAACAAGCAAAACAGACAAGCGATGAAGCAGAAGGAGCACAGGACCAGTGA
- the LOC138027955 gene encoding uncharacterized protein gives MDEPDKEKVYLNAIEDINERGLSVRKAAKKWDIAKSTLHDRLGGKAKNIRRGPQTVLTHAEEDRFAEWLIERAKRGFGATKDEFLDCVEAFIQKDKRETKFTGNRPGNKWYRGFVKRNPKVRLRSARPLDKKRAKITPEEVDEWFANFEKFIQDVGLAGRPGQIWNCDETGFDLQGRAGKVLGPASSKEQPYRVITGTKEHITVLPCFNATGQCIPPYMLFPGKRIPNQYNLLEGGVPGSCYSLTEKGYMDTATFYTWLEKHFIPNLPPARPVVLLVDSAGAHIDLDTFELAKRNDVFIYALLKNATHLVQPADVGLFGAMKQSWYKNVRRYSQQNPNTDITKKNFSSIFKKTWEDAMRPSILVDSFRKSGVYPINRQQISYDHVRPSIVYAGTSTNLSPGEPSTAPSVFGEQAAALALASLSHPLQSTPLGAMSSSLLQQSATVNQLPVSQQTVPLGAMSSQLPQQSATINSFPVSQMPLGAIYTPLQFPVQQPGGAVTAAFVAFESALQSPVRVKYRRRVDEGYDLPGSPTYEVWKKLYTVSLTSIGNPPDVSSTPQIPETQSVSAVNFADESPTSVFSDTRCHPPRVATEVSPVLQEVLTYPSAPESNKTKKNKRSLPNFMNSEDSLRIMRDEKLKKAREVAAKQKKLREREERKEAIRKEKEDKKRKMEEKKRVKEKSSTIKKAKKRKVSQSSKGKQWRQGLTLGENICKVCLCEYDEADVENMPWVMCDECKYWMHIDCIPLGVDITSIENGDNFFCHDCM, from the coding sequence ATGGATGAACCTGACAAAGAAAAGGTGTATTTAAATGCCATAGAAGACATAAACGAACGAGGTTTGAGCGTGAGAAAGGCTGCAAAGAAGTGGGATATTGCAAAATCCACTCTGCATGACAGGTTGGGTGGGAAGGCGAAGAACATAAGAAGAGGTCCTCAAACAGTGCTAACCCATGCTGAAGAAGATCGGTTTGCCGAATGGCTCATTGAAAGGGCCAAGCGCGGTTTTGGCGCAACTAAAGATGAATTCTTAGACTGTGTGGAAGCATTTATCCAGAAAGATAAACGCGAGACCAAGTTTACGGGTAACAGGCCAGGAAATAAGTGGTACAGAGGGTTTGTTAAGAGGAACCCAAAAGTGAGATTAAGAAGTGCGCGTCCTCTCGACAAAAAGCGTGCCAAAATTACACCTGAAGAAGTCGATGAATGGTTTGCGAATTTTGAGAAGTTTATTCAGGATGTAGGACTTGCAGGTCGTCCAGGACAGATTTGGAACTGTGACGAAACGGGATTCGATCTGCAGGGGAGAGCAGGAAAAGTCCTAGGCCCAGCAAGCAGTAAAGAACAGCCCTATAGAGTCATAACTGGAACAAAGGAACATATAACCGTGTTGCCTTGTTTCAATGCAACTGGGCAATGCATCCCTCCATATATGCTTTTTCCCGGGAAACGCATTCCCAACCAGTACAATCTACTGGAGGGTGGAGTTCCAGGCAGCTGCTACTCTCTGACTGAGAAAGGTTACATGGATACAGCTACGTTTTACACGTGGTTAGAgaaacattttattcccaatTTACCACCTGCAAGGCCCGTAGTGTTGTTAGTTGATAGCGCGGGAGCACACATCGACCTTGACACGTTTGAACTGGCGAAGAGAAATGATGTCTTCATATACGCTTTACTCAAAAATGCCACTCACCTTGTCCAGCCTGCCGACGTTGGTTTGTTTGGAGCCATGAAGCAGTCGTGGTACAAGAACGTCAGGCGTTACTCTCAGCAAAACCCTAATACCGATATCACTAAGAAAAACTTTTCCTCTATCTTTAAGAAAACTTGGGAAGATGCCATGCGCCCGTCTATTCTTGTGGATTCATTTAGAAAGTCTGGGGTGTACCCTATAAACCGTCAGCAAATTTCCTATGACCACGTCAGGCCCTCTATAGTGTATGCTGGCACATCAACCAATTTATCCCCAGGAGAACCGTCAACAGCTCCCTCTGTTTTTGGGGAACAAGCGGCAGCTCTTGCCTTAGCTTCCCTATCCCATCCCCTACAAAGTACGCCTTTAGGCGCAATGTCTTCTTCATTGCTGCAGCAAAGTGCAACAGTAAATCAACTTCCTGTCTCCCAACAAACTGTGCCTTTAGGCGCAATGTCCTCTCAATTGCCACAGCAAAGTGCGACAATTAATTCATTTCCAGTTTCCCAAATGCCTTTAGGTGCTATCTATACCCCACTTCAATTTCCTGTACAGCAGCCCGGCGGAGCAGTGACAGCAGCATTTGTGGCCTTTGAATCTGCACTCCAGAGCCCAGTTAGGGTAAAGTACAGACGCCGCGTAGACGAGGGGTATGATTTACCTGGCAGCCCCACCTATGAGGTGTGGAAGAAGTTGTACACTGTTTCATTGACGTCGATCGGGAATCCCCCGGATGTCTCCTCGACTCCACAAATCCCTGAGACCCAAAGCGTATCAGCAGTAAATTTCGCCGATGAAAGTCCGACATCAGTCTTTTCAGACACTCGATGTCACCCTCCACGTGTTGCGACCGAAGTGTCCCCTGTACTTCAGGAAGTTTTAACGTACCCTTCTGCTCCCGAAAGcaacaaaacgaagaaaaacaagaggTCCCTGCCAAATTTTATGAACAGCGAAGACTCCCTCAGAATCATGCGagatgaaaagttgaaaaaagcAAGGGAAGTTGCAgcgaagcaaaagaaacttagagaaagagaggaaagaaaggaagccataagaaaagaaaaggaggacaagaaaagaaaaatggaggAAAAGAAGCGCGTAAAAGAAAAGTCTTCAACGATTAAGAAGGCTAAGAAGAGAAAAGTCAGCCAGAGCAGCAAAGGGAAACAATGGAGACAAGGCTTAACCCTTGGTGAAAACATTTGTAAAGTTTGTCTATGCGAGTATGATGAAGCTGATGTTGAAAACATGCCCTGGGTCATGTGTGATGAATGCAAATATTGGATGCACATTGACTGCATACCATTAGGAGTTGACATAACCTCAATTGAAAACGGAGACAATTTTTTCTGTCATGACTGTATGTAA
- the LOC138027959 gene encoding heat shock protein beta-1-like has protein sequence MALVFRFPTNHPICSYTQAVPVFRFFDDLWREIALAYEQEDRGSCCGQTQSAQGPIKIATVPLNQYKPEDISLDVDNEKITLHGQHRSEDENGFENSEFKKVFKIPEGVDPSSVTSKASHNGRALVLEGIKRVEETKKDEDRKFSVKLNLSGFEPEDIKVQLRGQELTVTGKQRSEESGLQWSRDYRRQILLPDDADLGSLTSRLSKEGVLTIEAPRDPALLPNERSVDVTMEEGETRSEGEEEGKQTSDEEEGEQDQ, from the exons ATGGCTCTCGTCTTCAGATTTCCAACCAATCATCCAATCTG TTCCTACACTCAAGCTGTACCGGTATTTCGCTTTTTCGATGACTTGTGGAGAGAGATCGCTCTGGCATATGAACAGGAAGATCGAGGCAGTTGCTGTGGCCAAACACAGTCCGCCCAAGGTCCAATCAAGATCGCCACAGTCCCCCTAAACCAGTACAAACCGGAAGATATCTCTTTGGATGTCGACAATGAAAAGATTACGTTACATGGCCAGCATCGATCAGAGGACGAAAACGGATTCGAAAACAGTGAGTTCAAGAAAGTGTTCAAAATCCCAGAAGGAGTTGATCCATCCtcagtgacgtcaaaggctagTCACAATGGAAGAGCTTTGGTACTCGAAGGAATTAAGCGGGTGGAAGAGACCAAGAAAGACGAAGACAGAAAATTTTCAGTCAAGTTAAATCTCAGTGGATTTGAGCCAGAAGACATCAAAGTCCAACTTCGAGGACAAGAGCTGACGGTCACCGGGAAACAGCGATCAGAGGAGAGCGGTTTGCAATGGTCACGTGATTACCGTCGCCAGATTCTTCTTCCCGATGACGCAGATCTCGGTTCATTGACGTCACGCCTGTCCAAAGAAGGCGTACTGACCATAGAAGCGCCACGTGATCCAGCTCTTTTGCCAAATGAAAGAAGTGTGGATGTCACCATGGAAGAAGGCGAAACTAGAAgtgaaggagaagaagaaggaaaacaGACAAGTGACGAAGAAGAAGGAGAACAGGACCAGTAA